The following is a genomic window from Episyrphus balteatus chromosome 1, idEpiBalt1.1, whole genome shotgun sequence.
ctgttataacaatatgggttgaaagatgacaaacaggtataacttttttcagagacgtcagattgccttgattttagattttttggaatcagcattaaaaaataccttgaaatcatgtatcatttgtgtatataataccatagcctattttttctaattttgaaaatctccatttcgcgatttgaccttgaaatcgcgacaagcggacatgagatttttctagacttttgagatatgttatagaatggcaaaaggaagtttttgaacaaaaaaaatttctactaacattcattccgaggttaaacccttatttgactggattattataatttttcaagtaaaagcatttactattttttatgcatatgatCCAGTGatgggaaaaaattaaataataaagatGGAGGAAAATTATCAACTATagcttttttatttgaatcaaGTTCAATTAAATCATCAGAAACATCTTGATATGAAAAacactttaaatcaaaatctgTAATAGGGTGTATAGATGGATATAAATcgacaatattttaaataacgtCTTTATTATAGTAAGATTGAAAGTATTTTGCAAACAGATTGCAAGATCATTTTATATCAAATGATATTGTGTTATCAAGTTCCATTTCTAAAGGCAAGAAAGAACTTTTGCGTTTagaattgaatcatttatttgcaaaacatgataagtccatgatttttaattttttaggagaagaaaaaaacgttctattttcttttgatatgcgtagcaaaatttataaaaaaatatattctgtagaactcttgcctagctacaaaatgccgtttcgtttttaatttttggagcgatagttcaaaagataaaaaataaaaacgcttttggacttatcatactttgaaaataaacggatgtgaaattagttttaaaatggatatacaattttgcttttagccccaattctatcaaacaattgtatttcaGATTAAAATACAATGTTCTGACTACTTacttaactttaaagtagctttaaacttaagattttcaatcATTAGTCgaatatagcatttacacaaaaagaagctgttgtttattttcaaaagatgataagtccgggacttattctgttttcgatactaaaaaaaatatttcgcgtagctgtaaaatctgATATAgttggagtagatacttcatattttgaagacagacgtggttatccctggagtacaaatttagtcaaaaaaaagaattttgaaaaaagtggacttatcatgttttgaaaataaatgattcaatttagAAAGACGAAAAATGATTAGCTGTTTCTTTTAATATACcaaaaaagtattcaaaaaaGCAAATTCTCTCCGAAGCTGAAGAAAGATAGCATGATCCTCAGATTTACCTACATTCCCAACAGGGGCGTGTACCTGTACACTGTTCGGACAAgaggggcggtgccccggggccacCAACACGCCAGGGCCCCGATTGGAGACAAATCACAGAATGCAACTTATTATAagtaacgaagcaaaaagattagatatttgacatgaatccattcagacacaagagagacaaattatattcttcagtgtaatgcataatgaattggtagccagccacataatatttcatctcaaaaaataaaatatttcgtcAGGGgccccataaaaaaaaaatagggtttttgaaagaaaaattatatattatcttggggccccaaaaaatgttacttgaatAATCCTAGCGACCAACAATGATACATcagggatacaaaaaaaaagtaggaagtatacgtacttttttatttgctctTCTATATaaaaggggcccccaaatatcaaaggagcCCCAAAATTGCCGGTGCCCCGgaaactcaacgtacgcctctgattCCCAATCAATTAAACTATAGAACTATCCTGTGAAGTCGgccttattaaaattaaaattaaagcaGTTAAACGATTCATGTTTTCcgttaaattcataaaattgaaaaattatctttctacctttgtttttttttttttaatacccttTCTTTTCGTTAGAGTTATTCATCACGATTGCTAGCTTTGAAGTTTGAAGAATCTGTAACCAAAGACGATTTGATGGGAATAGAAGACACAGCGTCGAAAAGTTTGTTCTCGAAAGCAACTAATCTCAAGCACAAGAGTACCATTTTTACGATTGGCAAACGGGGTGATATTTTGAATCAGCAATTGGAGGCACCTATTATAGTCCCACATGCGCAGCTTAAAAATAGGGTAAAACATTGCAatctttattattattcttaGATTCCATTTACGATTATTCTTCTTCTAGTACACCTTTGAAGCTCTATTCCGCTCCGAACAATATGCATTGGTCGACAATGCATGTCGAGaatatttgtttgttattgAATTTTTCATGGTTCGTGGAATTCAAGCTCAGGATCTATTCAATCAGATTATGGGCAAAACGCTTACTTTTATGATTGTGAGTTTATTTAGGTCGGCAGTGATCGAATGTTTAATGAatgattttgtctttttttatagaaaaatctGGAAAGCAGTATACAGGAGTGCTATGATACTATTGCGATGTTTCTGTGTATTCAGTTGATATTTCGATACCAATTGATGTGTCATAAAAGATGTGTTCCGGGATTGGATAAGTAAGTTTAGTTGTTCATGCTAATACGATATCGtaagatattattttaaattaactgACTTCTTCATTATTTGGGGCtattatgatctcgatgtctaAAGAATCATAACGCTTCAACTTCAATCTATTGATCCGTCTTTGGGGTTCGATGAGTTTACCTAAGAATGTGTCTACAAAGCCTACCAgctttgtattttttacttgcgatatggGTACTAAAGGGCCAGTTAAGAATTCgtaaaaatatcgaaatcaGATATGACAATGcgaaaaaaagtgggtcccgaaattctgtctgtctgtctctatgtCGAGCTGTAGCCTAAGACACATACAGTGGCGataaaataaatagcacacttaCTCTAACACGGCTGTTCTGGTTTCCGTTCGAATTCTATTTTCTcccgttttcaaattttagctgCTCCGATTTCcgtattcgaaaacattttgcGAATTTATAGGTGTTTCGAAAAACAAACGGACCTacactgcccataatctcgtaaaggccctaactacacttttcttacttctgagttatagagcaaaacactaaatctaatatcacaatttgcatataaaaatgaaaaaaatcaaaagtacattttgaattttctgacatatttgaagacctaggctaaaaaaataattgagaataaatcagaaacaatgccctaactccaaatatgcaaaaaaaatcaaaatcgaaaattttgtagttagggcctttacgagattatgggcagtacaATACTAACCCTAGGTTTGGCTTTGCCGTTGTCGGATTAAAAGAATCGCAATAATCAATGTTTGCGGAGAGCAAACATTCTTCCCAAttcttttcttttacaaaaagatctaaatacatattttacttGGTGCAAAGTTATTATTGTTAAATCAAACGTGCAAATCTATAACCCTTTCTAGAGAGTCCCTGATGCAGAGgttattacttaaaaaaagaacTCGTTTCCATTTCTAAAGCTAAACAAATATTGAAATCATTTGAGTTTGGTGACCACTATTTGAACTTTATCTCTTTGAATCaagattctgaaaaaaatttcaaacaaggCCGTAAtatctttgccgccgggtacaaaggggttaagtcacaaaattgcactttccgggtttcgatgaaataagaataacctcttttttctcttttatttggtatcaaaaacataaatttagaacaactcttttctataaaaataagaggatcaatgctcaaaagtTCATCGATTAGCTCAACTTCACATTTTCAGGCAAACTATCAattatgacttaacccctttgtacccggcggcaaagataTGTCATGATGGCCcgtaaaaaatgtgaaaaatattaGAAGTGACCGAACGctcgataaaatattttttttaattattttcatttatattcGGGCTACgctaaccaaaaataaataaggcTGTTGTTCAATGGAACAGTCTACGCCGAAGAGCAAGTGGTCGCTGGTCCCACCACGCCAGTAGATGATTTCTACTATTGGCCCGTTCCACCCTAGTTTTAATTTACGCTGACCACTTGTGTTGATTAGTTCACAATCTTTAGTAAAACGCTATTAAAcggcaattatttttttcttaattggtAATTTTTATGCTGATTGGTAATTGATTCCTTGGACCTTCTGAATTACTCCTAAAAGTTAAATTCATGACGCTctcattaatttaaatttagtcTACCAAAATcgcataaaaaaacataaaaatggtTGTATATCCCTTTCATTTTTTGGGCTAGTTTTGATTCAGTTGTAGTTGTCCCTCAATTAAGTTTCAAGACTTGTGTTTGATCTATCAAAAATAGTAAATTATTTGTCATACAGGTATTGGGATTCAATGCAAGCTGTTATATGGCCACGTTTTGATCATGTTTTTCGATTGAACATAAAAAGTATTCGTGACTGTGATCCAACTAAATTCAACAAAGAAATGGGTCCTCATTACGTAAGTTTAGTAACATTACATGAGTGTAGTTAAATAATTGTATTCTGCATTTAGATAACACGACGTTATGCAGAATTTTCAGCGGCAATCGTTGGCATTTCTGAGCATTTCCCAAACGAAGTTGTCAGTTTGCTCCTCCTCGAACTACAAAATGAAGTCGAATGTTTCATCCTTCGAATGGCGGCAATATTTCCATCACGAAAAGAGCAACTCATCTATCTCATCAATAATTATGATCTGGTTTTGGGTGTTCTTATGGAACACACTCGAGATAATTCCAAAGAAGCTGAAGCATTTCGTGAACAACTCAATGCTCGAAGTTCAGAATATGTTGAAGAAATTCTTGCACCACATTTTGGTGGAATCATTCAATTTGTCAAAGAATGCGAGCATTACTTTGAAAAAGAACAAATGGATGAATTACGAAAACAAGAAAGACGCAGTCTTGCACTGGTTGCAAGTTTTTCAGCCAATTGGAAGAAATCACTCGAAGAATTGAATCGTGAAGTTCTGCTTTCGTTTCCATCTCTACTCACCGGATCTCAACTTTTACAGCTAGCTTTGGCCAGTTTAGTGCAATATTATCATCGATTCCATAAATTACTTACACCAAATGCCAGAGCTCAACTTACAAATATACATGTGGTTATGGTAgaaattaaaaagtataaaagtaactattaaataaattcagTAAGACTTGGGATgcatgaagaaaaaaacaaacaaattatatttattttagtatttatgtaattttacaacttttatttttttttttgtgaatacaaATATAAACTTTATCTTAACATTCCACACTCTATAATATCGTTCTTAGTCCTCATCAGTAAGTAACATTTCAACGAGATCAGCGTTTGAGCAACGCTCACCATCTAAACGTTGAGGTGATTTCCAACGCAACAAAGTTGGCAAGAATATCAAATGAGTGCGGGGATCCTTACGGAAGGGACAGTTTAAATCTTTCCAGctgaaaatgaacaaaaaaaaagaaaatatgtaagTAAAATCGTTATGACACTGAACTCTTATAAGAGAAAACTTATATTAAGGAAACATTGAGCAGTgttattgggcacgttcaaagagctaacataaagctatcggatagctttttgttgttgtaaacaatgttaaaaattagcaaggaaacgaaccattttctgtcaaaaaataatctgaaggtatccgagaatttctggtatacctcaggtattcgagtgatcagctgataaacatttatggcgttttcgattggcagtccggaagcgtccggaatcattctgaaagcgttttattcgcacaaaactaatagttttgtgtgaataaaactttttcagaatgattccggacgcttccagacttccaatcgaaaacgccattagtttttttttattttgattacttttcgggCTTAAAATTCCTAATTCTCCGGCAGATTTTAGAATAAAATCCAATAATATAAACTCGATAAATCGTTTATCTCTATTgattttaaccccttgtaacccaagatcgtaaatttcaaaattaataatgACAATCGACTGGCATttaactataataaaacacgtatttttttttaaaattcaataaattcgtTACTTACTTAGATATTTCGATAATTAGGGAgtaataaaataagtttaaataatttatttttatatacaaatgcaaaaattcaaacaaaaaactatgtATTTAATATTTAGTTTTAGGCACTtttctaaaatccaaaaataaaaccccgttggtttatccagaaaaactatttattttgaatttcgtagtttttacacaaatttacttattttcaaaaaaaaaaagcccaactttcaacattaactgccaattaaaaactgttGGTGCAATACAtaaagattatgtaagaagcttcaaaatgaaaaaaatttagtttctacAGCTATTGTGCgatttttttcggtttgttacagaaatgtcacatgtcGCTACAAGAGGGGTTAAAGTCGCCTATGATAGTGATAGCATAAAATAAGAGCCATGTTCGACCTCGCCACCCTTGCCAAAATCGTTCTCGTGCGAAGGTTGACCATGAAAAATTCTCGCCGCTCTCTCAAAGTCGGCCAGAGGATCACTGATGCCTTTCACGTCGATAACCGATAAAGGTTTGCAACAAGACTTCTTTAGCATTGTACTCGAAGCAATTTTGTGCAACTCGCAAATCCACACAAGTGgcaaaattcataaaaagtcCGTTCAACTCCTGGCTTATACGGATGATATAAACGTTGTCATCAGAACGAAGCGAGCTGTAACTGGTGAGATTTTTAGTGACTCACTCCATCAAAAACCTGAGCAAGGTGGCTTAATTTAGCCAACATCGCTTTATAAATTCTTTTGTGGAATGATTTACTTACATTGAAATCGCTCATAATGACAATTTCAGTCTGCTATATCATCAAATACGATAcaagt
Proteins encoded in this region:
- the LOC129907087 gene encoding vacuolar protein sorting-associated protein 52 homolog → MTSNEPCISDQLDNDEVREILKTGTDLRQYSRQIERDFKEVENKSIEDYIAESQNIASLHNQIGECDDILERMESMLMNFQNVLSNISSEITTLQKKSVSMSVQLTNRQSVKAQLSQFIEDMAIPEEMITTIMETPVTEKEFISKLNTLNHKLNLVKELSFKESKSAADVCDVLHKLKVKAMAKIRTYLLEQIYKFRRPMTNYQIPQNAMLKHKFFFEFILSNERQVAQEICNEYIDTMGKIYYSYFKSYSSRLLALKFEESVTKDDLMGIEDTASKSLFSKATNLKHKSTIFTIGKRGDILNQQLEAPIIVPHAQLKNRYTFEALFRSEQYALVDNACREYLFVIEFFMVRGIQAQDLFNQIMGKTLTFMIKNLESSIQECYDTIAMFLCIQLIFRYQLMCHKRCVPGLDKYWDSMQAVIWPRFDHVFRLNIKSIRDCDPTKFNKEMGPHYITRRYAEFSAAIVGISEHFPNEVVSLLLLELQNEVECFILRMAAIFPSRKEQLIYLINNYDLVLGVLMEHTRDNSKEAEAFREQLNARSSEYVEEILAPHFGGIIQFVKECEHYFEKEQMDELRKQERRSLALVASFSANWKKSLEELNREVLLSFPSLLTGSQLLQLALASLVQYYHRFHKLLTPNARAQLTNIHVVMVEIKKYKSNY